In Pseudocalidococcus azoricus BACA0444, a single window of DNA contains:
- a CDS encoding beta strand repeat-containing protein — protein MAIIFTNPTNAPTAGPDTIVGNNANDTINGLDGEDELYGESFVGSNNGLAGSDNLYGDSYTGSISGTAFNDTLYGELYNNSFLSNDTGGNDTLYGEYLNSNITGGSVTGGNDTLYGEYYLDRIIGGTVIGGSDRLSGEYYNGNITGGTVTGGNDILYGERYNSLIVDNAGGTVTGGNDTLYGEYYNGSITGGTVTGGNDTLYGERYQSDIIGGTVTGGNDVLYGEHYNGSISGGTVAGGNDVLYGEFHNSSISGGTFTGGNDALYGEYYNSSIVGGSVSGGNDILYGEYFNATFRTFTGFTSGNDTLYGEYYNQVLSGTASILGGDDTLYGEYYNGSNTVGGSVTGGNDELSGEYYNSSISGGTVRGGNDELSGEYYNSPFVGITGGTVTGGNDTLSGERYQGNIIGGIVMGGNDALYGEYYNGSISGGLVRGGNDVLLGEFYGGGLTGDTVTGGNDTLYGEYYNSNITRGTVTGGNDVLFGELYGNGITGGTVTGGNDVLFGEFYGNGIAGGTVTGGNDILVGEYYNSSIVGGSITGGNDILVGEYYNSSIVGGSITGGNDVLYGEYYGENLTGGSVTAGNDLLYGEYYNLFINGGTIVGGNDTLYGEYFNGRVGVNPAGGNDQLYGEFYNQALSGTASILGGNDALYGEYYNSSIAGGIDTGGTDTLYGEFYNAVILGGTVIGGDDELYGEYYNGSITGGTVSGGDDKLSGEYYNSSITGGTVASGNDTLSGERYQGGIISGTVSGGDDKLSGEYYNSSITGGTVTGGNDVLLGEFHLGGLIGGTVTGGNDALYGEFYGNGITGGTVTGGNDALFGELYGNGITGGIVTGGNDSLYGEFYSSSIFSGTVTGGNDELYGEYYNSSITSGTVTGGNDELYGEYFNGTVGVNPAGGNDQLYGEFYNQALSGTASILGGNDALYGEYYNSSIAGGIDTGGTDTLYGEFYNAVILGGTVIGGDDELYGEYYNGSIAGGTIVGGHDRLYGEFYGNNITSGEIISGSDNLSGEHYASSITGGTVTGGNDALYGESYNNITGGMVTGGNDQLSGEFYNESIIDGTVTGGDDDVYGEHYLNSITGGIVSGGDDVLLGEYYSNSINGGLVTSGNDRLFGEYYNSITGGSVTGGDDALIGDFYTGNISNGIVIGGNDTADGEYYLNISGGTVTSGNDFIYGEYYSAIGGGSVVGGNDTLAGEQYGSITGGVVTAGDDHLYGEYYIGSIDSAASVSSGSDLIHGELYQGDIGDSSVQAGNDTIYGEYYNSNISTGTITGGNDTLYGEEYISVIALGTIVAGNDIIYGEYFNGSISGGVVTGGDDEIYGEAFAALISAGEIIAGSDQLYGEYFDKNISGGTITGGDDTLYGSRYLNGISGGTIQGGNDTLYGEYFNSSITGGEVTGGDDVLQGEAHFAVISGGTITGGDNSIFGEFYAGPISNAIVYGGNNDLLGESYFDLLSGGSITGGDDLLVGNLINGPVTNATVVGGSNYVVGESYAGNIVDGEISGGNDTLVGQALNNSITNSSIELGSNTLYGEYYQGEISGGTVQGGQDLLYGESHSGIINSDVIAGCDDIFGEYYEADITGGVVIGGNDLAFGEYIATVTGGTVTGGDNYIAGEYYQGTIPTASVQGGNDTLYGQYVETVADSQLYSGSNGLFGEDYEGIITNATVQGGDDVLYGQYIGNVSGNAFLVNGGLGLFGEFYYEEIISSEIYGGNDTLYGAYYSRISGGAVVTTSNDLLGEGFDFNITNATIQAGDDVIYGAYYGEISGGEVANGFNFIYGENYLGDITDSSIQQGNDTIYGAYYGTISGGTVTGGTNYISGDEEQCGCGSVTNSTITGGDDVLYGDYYGDILGGDITAGDDGLYGGGGNDTLAGEYYAGSIASSATIVAGDDVLDGGAGIDTVDYTTVLSGVIADLEAGMAEGGSGDDELYDIENLLGSAFDDSFGGNGDANSLIGNGGNDTLLGLDGNDYLNGGVDADTMVGGIGNDTYVVDNSGDNVTENSSEGIDLVLSSITYSLTLDVENLTLTGTSNLNGTGNTLNNTITGNSGNNTLNGSTGADRMIGGLGDDSYLVDNVGDVVVEGVGEGLDIVFTTVTYSLSANIENMTQAGSSNIDGTGNDLNNTILGNTGSNVLSGLDGDDSLSGRGGNDTLLGAIGNDYLDGGPGADVMEGGVGNDTYVVDNLGDVVSENADAGIDLVLASLSYSLTAHVENLTLTGGSSFSGTGNTLSNTIMGNSGNNSLNGWTGADFMAGGLGNDTYVVDNVGDVVVENPSAGIDRVFASLSYSLGANVENLTLTGTDNLNGMGNDLNNTLAGNSGNNTLNGLTGADRMIGGLGDDSYLVDNVGDVVVEGVGEGLDIVFTTVTYSLSANIENMTQAGSSNIDGTGNDLNNTILGNSGNNILSGLNGDDSLNGRVGNDTLVGGFGLDVLTGGPGNDAFRFNAPNQGLDTLTDFSKVLGNVDQIQVLATGFGGGLTTGVLLASQFHLGTAATTPTQRFIYNQPNGFLFFDVDGSGSTSQVHFATLSNKPNLTFTDIVVV, from the coding sequence ATGGCCATTATTTTTACCAACCCCACCAATGCCCCCACCGCCGGCCCCGACACCATTGTGGGTAATAACGCTAACGATACTATCAATGGCCTGGATGGAGAAGATGAACTTTATGGCGAGAGTTTTGTTGGCAGCAATAATGGCTTGGCGGGCAGTGATAACTTATATGGCGACTCTTACACAGGGTCTATCAGTGGCACTGCCTTCAATGACACGCTTTATGGAGAATTATACAACAATAGTTTTTTAAGTAACGACACGGGTGGCAACGATACTCTCTACGGGGAATATTTAAACAGCAATATTACCGGCGGGTCGGTCACGGGCGGTAATGACACTCTCTACGGGGAATACTACCTCGATAGAATCATAGGCGGCACAGTTATAGGCGGGTCTGATCGACTCTCCGGCGAATATTACAACGGCAATATTACTGGCGGCACCGTCACGGGCGGCAATGATATTCTCTACGGGGAACGATACAACAGCCTTATTGTCGATAATGCAGGCGGCACCGTCACGGGCGGCAATGATACTCTCTACGGGGAATATTACAACGGCAGCATTACAGGCGGGACGGTTACGGGCGGCAACGATACTCTCTACGGGGAGCGATACCAGAGCGATATTATCGGCGGCACTGTCACGGGCGGCAATGATGTTCTCTACGGGGAACATTACAACGGCAGTATTTCCGGCGGCACTGTCGCGGGCGGCAATGATGTTCTCTACGGGGAATTTCACAACAGCAGTATTTCTGGCGGCACGTTCACGGGCGGCAATGATGCCCTCTACGGGGAGTACTACAACAGCAGTATTGTCGGAGGCTCAGTCAGCGGTGGCAATGATATTCTCTACGGGGAATATTTCAACGCTACATTTAGAACATTCACGGGGTTTACAAGTGGCAACGATACTCTTTACGGAGAATATTACAATCAAGTCCTGAGTGGTACGGCTTCCATTTTGGGTGGTGATGATACTCTCTACGGCGAGTATTACAACGGCAGCAATACTGTTGGTGGCTCAGTCACGGGGGGTAATGATGAACTCTCCGGGGAATATTACAACAGCAGCATTTCCGGCGGGACGGTCAGGGGCGGTAATGATGAACTCTCCGGGGAATATTATAACAGCCCTTTTGTCGGTATTACAGGCGGGACGGTTACGGGGGGCAATGATACTCTTTCCGGGGAACGATACCAAGGCAATATTATCGGCGGCATCGTCATGGGAGGCAATGATGCCCTCTACGGGGAATATTACAACGGCAGTATTTCCGGTGGCCTAGTCAGGGGCGGCAATGATGTTCTCTTAGGGGAATTTTACGGCGGCGGCTTGACAGGTGATACCGTCACAGGTGGGAATGACACCCTCTATGGGGAATATTACAACAGCAACATTACTCGCGGCACAGTCACGGGCGGCAATGATGTTCTCTTTGGTGAACTTTACGGGAACGGCATTACCGGCGGCACAGTCACGGGCGGCAATGATGTTCTCTTTGGTGAATTTTACGGGAACGGCATTGCCGGCGGCACAGTCACGGGCGGTAATGATATTCTCGTGGGTGAATATTATAACAGCAGTATTGTCGGCGGCTCAATCACGGGCGGTAATGATATTCTCGTGGGTGAATATTATAACAGCAGTATTGTCGGCGGCTCAATCACGGGCGGCAATGATGTTCTCTATGGGGAGTACTATGGCGAAAACTTAACTGGGGGCAGTGTTACGGCCGGCAATGACCTTCTCTACGGGGAGTACTACAACCTATTTATCAACGGTGGAACGATTGTTGGCGGCAATGACACACTCTACGGGGAATATTTCAATGGCAGGGTAGGCGTTAATCCGGCGGGTGGCAATGACCAACTCTACGGAGAATTTTACAACCAGGCCCTGAGTGGGACAGCTTCCATTTTGGGTGGCAACGATGCACTTTACGGCGAGTATTACAACAGCAGCATTGCTGGCGGCATCGACACGGGTGGGACAGATACGCTTTATGGAGAGTTTTACAACGCTGTCATCCTAGGTGGAACGGTCATCGGTGGCGATGATGAACTCTATGGCGAATATTACAACGGCAGTATTACTGGCGGCACAGTCAGCGGTGGCGATGATAAACTCTCCGGGGAATATTACAACAGCAGTATTACTGGCGGGACGGTTGCCAGTGGTAACGATACTCTTTCCGGGGAACGATACCAAGGCGGTATTATCAGCGGCACAGTCAGCGGTGGCGATGATAAACTCTCCGGGGAATATTACAACAGCAGTATTACTGGCGGCACAGTCACAGGCGGCAATGATGTTCTCTTAGGGGAATTTCACCTCGGCGGCTTGATAGGTGGCACCGTCACAGGTGGCAATGATGCCCTCTATGGGGAATTTTACGGGAACGGCATTACCGGTGGCACCGTCACGGGCGGCAATGATGCTCTCTTTGGTGAACTTTACGGGAACGGCATTACCGGCGGCATCGTCACAGGCGGCAACGATAGTCTTTACGGGGAGTTTTACAGCAGCAGTATTTTCAGTGGCACCGTCACAGGCGGCAATGATGAACTCTACGGGGAATATTACAACAGCAGTATCACTAGCGGCACCGTCACAGGTGGCAATGATGAACTCTACGGGGAATATTTCAATGGCACGGTAGGCGTTAATCCGGCGGGTGGCAATGACCAACTCTACGGAGAATTTTACAACCAGGCCCTGAGTGGGACAGCTTCCATTTTGGGTGGCAACGATGCACTTTACGGCGAGTATTACAACAGCAGCATTGCTGGCGGCATCGACACGGGTGGGACAGATACGCTTTATGGAGAGTTTTACAACGCTGTCATCCTAGGTGGAACGGTCATCGGTGGCGATGATGAACTCTATGGCGAATATTACAACGGCAGCATTGCAGGGGGCACAATTGTAGGAGGTCATGATAGGCTCTACGGGGAGTTTTACGGTAACAACATCACAAGTGGTGAGATTATCAGCGGTAGCGACAATCTCTCCGGGGAGCATTATGCCAGCAGTATTACGGGCGGTACGGTTACAGGCGGTAATGATGCTCTCTATGGGGAGTCTTACAACAACATCACTGGAGGTATGGTTACAGGCGGTAATGATCAACTCTCGGGAGAATTTTACAATGAGAGTATTATCGATGGTACGGTCACAGGCGGCGATGATGATGTGTATGGGGAGCATTACCTCAACAGTATTACCGGAGGAATTGTTAGCGGGGGTGATGATGTTCTTTTAGGGGAGTATTACAGCAACAGTATCAATGGTGGTCTTGTCACCAGCGGTAACGATCGACTCTTTGGGGAATATTACAACAGTATTACGGGTGGTAGTGTCACAGGCGGCGATGATGCTCTCATTGGAGACTTTTATACTGGTAATATTTCCAATGGCATCGTCATAGGGGGTAATGATACTGCTGATGGCGAGTATTACCTCAACATCTCTGGTGGAACCGTCACCAGTGGCAATGATTTTATTTATGGGGAATATTACAGTGCAATTGGCGGTGGCTCAGTTGTAGGGGGTAACGACACCTTAGCTGGGGAGCAATATGGGTCAATCACGGGCGGTGTGGTTACGGCGGGTGATGACCATCTTTATGGTGAATACTATATTGGCTCCATTGACAGTGCAGCTTCGGTCAGCAGTGGTTCTGACCTGATTCACGGAGAACTCTACCAGGGCGATATTGGTGATAGTTCAGTCCAGGCCGGGAACGATACAATTTACGGCGAATACTACAACAGCAACATCAGCACTGGCACGATTACCGGCGGGAATGACACCCTTTATGGCGAAGAATATATCAGTGTAATTGCCCTAGGGACTATTGTTGCTGGCAACGACATTATTTATGGCGAATACTTCAATGGCAGTATTTCTGGCGGGGTGGTCACTGGGGGTGATGATGAAATTTACGGTGAAGCCTTTGCTGCCCTGATTTCCGCAGGTGAGATTATTGCTGGGAGTGACCAGCTTTACGGAGAGTATTTTGATAAAAACATTTCTGGAGGAACCATTACAGGCGGCGATGACACCCTCTACGGCAGTCGCTATCTGAACGGGATTTCCGGCGGCACAATTCAGGGCGGGAACGATACCCTTTATGGCGAGTACTTTAACAGTAGTATTACTGGCGGTGAGGTCACGGGGGGTGATGATGTTCTCCAAGGCGAGGCCCATTTTGCCGTCATTTCTGGTGGCACGATTACGGGCGGGGACAACTCAATTTTTGGTGAGTTTTACGCCGGCCCCATTTCCAATGCAATAGTCTATGGGGGCAATAATGATCTCCTGGGTGAGTCTTACTTTGACCTGCTCTCTGGGGGAAGCATTACCGGGGGCGATGATCTCCTGGTTGGCAACCTGATCAATGGCCCCGTAACCAATGCCACTGTAGTCGGTGGGTCTAACTATGTGGTCGGAGAGAGCTATGCCGGTAATATCGTTGATGGAGAAATTAGTGGCGGCAACGATACTTTAGTCGGCCAGGCTCTTAACAATTCCATTACCAACAGCAGTATTGAGTTAGGGAGTAACACTCTCTATGGCGAATACTACCAAGGGGAGATTAGCGGGGGTACGGTTCAGGGTGGGCAAGACCTGCTTTACGGAGAGTCCCATAGTGGGATTATCAATAGCGATGTTATTGCTGGTTGTGATGACATTTTTGGCGAATACTATGAAGCTGACATTACGGGTGGAGTTGTAATAGGTGGCAATGATCTAGCTTTTGGGGAATATATTGCCACGGTTACAGGCGGCACAGTGACGGGTGGTGATAACTACATCGCCGGGGAATATTACCAAGGAACAATTCCAACTGCTAGTGTCCAAGGCGGTAACGATACGCTCTATGGGCAATACGTGGAAACCGTTGCAGACAGCCAACTCTACAGCGGTAGTAATGGCCTTTTTGGGGAAGATTACGAAGGCATTATCACCAACGCTACGGTTCAGGGGGGAGACGATGTTCTTTATGGGCAATACATTGGCAACGTATCCGGCAATGCATTCTTAGTTAATGGTGGCCTGGGCCTGTTTGGCGAATTTTATTACGAGGAGATTATCTCATCTGAGATTTATGGTGGCAATGACACCCTCTACGGGGCCTATTACAGCAGGATTTCCGGTGGGGCCGTTGTCACGACATCTAATGATCTATTGGGCGAAGGCTTTGACTTTAACATTACCAATGCCACAATCCAGGCCGGGGATGATGTCATCTATGGGGCTTACTACGGCGAAATTTCCGGTGGTGAGGTCGCCAATGGGTTTAATTTCATCTACGGCGAAAACTATTTGGGTGACATTACCGACTCATCCATCCAACAAGGCAATGACACGATTTACGGGGCCTACTACGGCACGATTTCGGGGGGGACAGTTACTGGCGGCACGAATTATATTTCTGGGGATGAAGAACAGTGTGGCTGTGGTTCCGTCACTAATTCCACCATTACGGGCGGGGATGATGTTCTCTACGGTGATTATTACGGTGACATTTTAGGCGGTGACATTACTGCTGGGGATGATGGCCTTTATGGCGGTGGCGGGAACGATACCCTGGCAGGTGAATATTACGCTGGCTCCATTGCTTCCAGTGCGACTATCGTGGCGGGGGATGATGTTTTAGACGGTGGGGCTGGCATCGATACGGTTGACTACACAACGGTGCTATCGGGGGTGATTGCAGATTTAGAGGCAGGCATGGCTGAGGGTGGGTCTGGAGATGATGAACTCTACGACATTGAAAACCTTTTAGGCTCGGCGTTTGATGATTCTTTTGGTGGGAATGGAGATGCCAATAGCCTGATTGGGAATGGGGGAAATGATACGCTGCTAGGGCTAGACGGCAATGATTACCTAAATGGTGGTGTTGATGCCGATACGATGGTGGGTGGCATTGGTAATGATACCTATGTCGTGGATAATTCGGGCGATAACGTTACGGAAAACTCCAGTGAAGGAATTGATTTAGTCCTCTCTTCCATTACCTACAGCCTGACCCTTGACGTTGAAAACCTGACCCTAACCGGAACATCAAACCTCAATGGCACAGGAAACACCCTCAATAACACCATTACAGGAAATTCAGGGAACAATACCCTCAATGGCTCCACCGGGGCTGACCGGATGATTGGCGGGTTAGGGGATGATAGTTATCTGGTGGATAATGTCGGCGATGTGGTGGTTGAAGGGGTAGGAGAAGGACTGGATATCGTCTTTACAACCGTTACCTATAGCCTGAGTGCCAATATTGAAAATATGACCCAGGCCGGCAGCAGCAATATTGATGGCACAGGGAACGACCTTAACAATACGATTCTGGGAAATACCGGGAGTAATGTTCTCTCGGGCTTAGATGGCGATGATAGCCTGAGTGGGCGAGGGGGTAACGATACCTTATTGGGGGCCATTGGGAATGATTATCTAGACGGTGGCCCCGGTGCAGATGTTATGGAAGGAGGAGTGGGTAACGATACCTATGTCGTAGATAACCTTGGGGATGTAGTCAGTGAAAATGCTGATGCAGGGATTGACTTAGTTCTCGCTTCCCTTAGTTATAGTTTGACGGCTCATGTGGAGAACCTAACGTTGACGGGGGGGAGCAGTTTCAGCGGAACCGGAAATACTCTCAGCAACACAATTATGGGGAATAGTGGGAATAATTCCCTCAATGGCTGGACAGGAGCCGACTTTATGGCTGGGGGTCTGGGCAATGATACCTATGTGGTGGATAACGTTGGGGATGTCGTGGTTGAAAACCCATCGGCGGGGATTGACCGTGTGTTTGCCTCCCTGAGCTACAGTTTGGGAGCTAATGTTGAGAACCTCACTTTAACCGGAACCGATAATCTCAATGGCATGGGTAATGACCTCAACAACACCCTTGCAGGAAATTCAGGGAACAATACCCTTAATGGCTTGACGGGGGCTGACCGGATGATTGGCGGGTTAGGGGATGATAGTTATCTGGTGGATAATGTCGGCGATGTGGTGGTTGAAGGGGTAGGAGAAGGACTGGATATCGTCTTTACAACCGTTACCTATAGCCTGAGTGCCAATATTGAAAATATGACCCAGGCCGGCAGCAGCAATATTGATGGCACAGGGAACGACCTTAACAATACGATTCTGGGAAACTCTGGAAATAATATTTTATCTGGTTTAAATGGAGATGATAGTCTGAATGGGCGGGTAGGGAACGATACCTTAGTCGGCGGCTTCGGTCTGGATGTCTTGACTGGGGGGCCTGGGAATGATGCGTTTCGATTTAATGCGCCAAATCAAGGATTGGATACCCTGACTGACTTTAGTAAAGTGTTGGGGAACGTTGACCAGATCCAGGTCTTGGCGACTGGGTTTGGGGGTGGCTTGACGACGGGGGTTTTACTGGCGAGTCAGTTTCATTTAGGGACTGCGGCTACAACCCCCACCCAGCGATTTATCTATAACCAACCCAATGGATTTCTGTTCTTTGATGTGGATGGGTCGGGAAGCACAAGTCAGGTGCATTTTGCCACGTTGAGTAACAAGCCCAATTTAACGTTTACGGATATTGTTGTCGTTTAA
- a CDS encoding Rpn family recombination-promoting nuclease/putative transposase yields MTQDNLCKSLVESNPRPLVTWLLGQSVSDTDINILKTELSIEPIRADFVSFLDVGSQILHLEFQTQPDPEMPLRMLDYYTRLYRQYRRPVKQIVLFLKPTTSIQVQVNHFETENTIHRYQVVRLWEVEATDLLPFPSLWPLAILAKTENPENLLTEVAQRLETLENRSERITLTTYTYLLGGLKFREEVLEQLLREEIMQESVTYRRLVQTSEERGRQEGRQEGEVLLTLHLLQHKFGPLSDDLSQQIRSLSIPQLENLAESLLDFQTPADLITWLNKILS; encoded by the coding sequence ATGACCCAAGATAATCTATGCAAATCCCTAGTGGAAAGCAACCCCAGGCCCTTGGTCACATGGCTCTTAGGTCAATCGGTTAGTGATACTGACATTAACATCCTCAAAACTGAGCTATCCATAGAACCGATCCGGGCCGATTTTGTCAGTTTTTTAGATGTAGGTAGTCAAATTCTACACCTAGAATTTCAAACCCAACCCGACCCAGAAATGCCCTTACGAATGTTGGATTATTACACGAGGCTTTATCGTCAGTATCGCCGTCCAGTTAAGCAAATCGTCTTATTTCTCAAACCCACCACTTCAATCCAGGTGCAAGTCAATCATTTTGAAACCGAAAACACAATCCATCGCTATCAAGTTGTCCGACTATGGGAAGTAGAAGCGACAGACCTTTTACCTTTTCCCAGCCTCTGGCCCCTAGCAATTTTAGCAAAAACTGAAAACCCAGAAAATTTGTTAACGGAGGTAGCCCAACGCTTAGAGACTTTAGAAAACCGCTCAGAACGTATTACCCTGACAACTTACACGTACTTGCTGGGTGGGCTAAAGTTTAGAGAAGAGGTATTAGAGCAGTTGTTACGGGAGGAAATCATGCAGGAATCTGTAACCTATCGGCGGTTAGTCCAAACCAGTGAAGAGCGCGGGCGACAAGAAGGACGACAAGAAGGGGAAGTTTTGCTAACCCTACATCTCCTCCAACACAAATTTGGCCCTCTGTCCGATGACCTCAGTCAACAAATCCGTAGCTTATCTATTCCCCAACTGGAAAACCTGGCCGAGAGCCTTCTCGATTTTCAAACCCCCGCTGACTTGATCACCTGGCTCAATAAAATTCTCTCTTAA